A genomic segment from Candidatus Paceibacterota bacterium encodes:
- a CDS encoding cytochrome c3 family protein encodes MTAIPVDYRNRVRRLKPLRLIVILFAWCGIGLLAADKSPNSGCLDCHSDKTLTKTTAAGKEVSVFVDEARLVGSVHKTNTCADCHADITSKHPDDEVPAQPPSCVKCHENEAKDYSASIHGVSHKMGASGAANCWDCHGAHDILPSRDPASPAFKLNLPGTCAKCHSNAGLTKEYKMKYPEAASQYLDSIHGRALLKMGLIVAPSCNDCHGVHDIKRAVDRDSPINKVNVAKTCGKCHVKVEDIYEQSVHGQLLVKGDKNGPVCTDCHTAHEVEPPTTGHFKMASDVRCGKCHQDRLTHYRDTYHGKAMALGKPNVASDVAACYDCHGHHDVLPPSDPRSRLSETNILATCQQCHPGATGGFTEYKPHANPLDGKNYPVLHGTFLFMTALLVGVFVFFGGHTLAWLFRALYLFLHDSKRFREAKISSQEGGEWFTRFLPFERFLHFLVVTSFLLLVITGMPLKFYYTDWAKTMFSIIGGAETARALHRLGAIVTFLYFGLHLASLLGNSWRGRGKIRDPQTGKPSLKRLRQVLFGADSMIPTLQDWRDFVAHNKWFFGKGPKPQFDRWTYWEKFDYFAVFWGVAIIGASGLVMWFPTFFTRFMPGWIINIALIIHSDEALLAAGFIFSIHFFNTHFRIEKFPMDTVIFSGRVSKNEMLHERRRWYDRLVAEGRLEDYRVRDEWLRWKAIARSFGYFFFGLGVLLLLLIIYAMITRLVHGG; translated from the coding sequence ATGACTGCCATACCGGTGGACTATAGGAACCGCGTTCGACGACTGAAGCCCTTGCGCCTCATTGTCATTCTGTTCGCGTGGTGCGGGATAGGGTTGCTGGCCGCCGACAAGAGCCCCAACAGCGGCTGCCTGGATTGCCATTCGGATAAGACCCTGACCAAGACTACCGCCGCGGGCAAAGAGGTTTCCGTGTTCGTGGATGAAGCCAGGCTCGTGGGGAGCGTCCACAAGACCAATACCTGCGCCGATTGTCACGCCGACATTACCTCAAAGCACCCGGACGACGAGGTGCCGGCGCAGCCGCCCAGTTGCGTCAAGTGCCACGAGAATGAAGCGAAGGACTACTCTGCCAGCATCCATGGCGTGAGCCACAAAATGGGCGCCTCCGGCGCCGCCAATTGCTGGGATTGCCACGGTGCCCACGACATTCTGCCTTCCCGGGACCCCGCATCGCCTGCCTTCAAGTTGAACCTGCCCGGGACCTGTGCCAAATGCCACAGCAACGCCGGTCTCACCAAAGAGTATAAGATGAAGTATCCGGAGGCCGCGTCGCAGTACCTGGACAGCATCCACGGACGCGCGCTGCTGAAAATGGGATTGATTGTGGCTCCCTCATGCAATGACTGCCACGGAGTCCACGACATCAAGCGCGCCGTTGACCGCGACTCGCCCATCAACAAGGTTAACGTCGCCAAGACCTGCGGGAAATGTCATGTCAAGGTCGAGGACATCTACGAACAATCTGTGCACGGCCAACTGTTGGTCAAAGGCGACAAGAACGGCCCGGTTTGCACCGATTGCCACACCGCACACGAAGTTGAGCCGCCCACGACCGGGCATTTCAAAATGGCCAGCGACGTCCGCTGTGGCAAATGCCACCAGGACCGTCTGACCCATTACCGCGACACCTACCACGGCAAGGCCATGGCGCTAGGCAAGCCGAATGTCGCCTCGGATGTTGCCGCCTGCTACGACTGCCACGGCCACCACGACGTCCTGCCCCCATCCGACCCCAGATCGCGCCTCTCGGAGACCAATATCCTGGCTACCTGCCAGCAATGCCATCCTGGCGCCACGGGCGGCTTCACCGAATACAAGCCGCACGCCAATCCCTTGGACGGCAAGAACTACCCGGTCTTGCACGGCACTTTTCTGTTCATGACAGCGCTGCTGGTCGGCGTGTTCGTGTTCTTTGGCGGGCACACCCTGGCGTGGCTATTCCGCGCGCTTTACCTCTTTCTGCATGATTCCAAAAGGTTCCGCGAAGCCAAGATCAGCTCCCAGGAGGGCGGGGAATGGTTCACCCGCTTCCTGCCTTTTGAGCGTTTCCTGCACTTTCTGGTAGTCACCAGTTTCCTGCTGCTGGTGATCACCGGCATGCCCCTCAAATTCTATTATACCGATTGGGCCAAAACGATGTTCAGCATCATCGGCGGGGCGGAGACGGCCCGTGCCTTGCACAGGCTGGGCGCTATTGTGACATTCCTCTACTTCGGCTTGCACTTGGCCTCTCTGCTGGGCAATTCCTGGCGAGGTCGCGGGAAGATCCGCGACCCCCAGACCGGCAAGCCCAGCCTGAAACGACTCCGGCAAGTGCTGTTTGGTGCGGATTCAATGATCCCCACCCTGCAGGATTGGCGTGATTTCGTCGCCCATAACAAGTGGTTCTTCGGCAAGGGCCCCAAGCCGCAGTTCGATCGTTGGACCTACTGGGAGAAGTTCGACTACTTCGCCGTGTTTTGGGGCGTCGCGATCATCGGCGCATCCGGGCTGGTCATGTGGTTCCCCACATTCTTCACCCGCTTCATGCCCGGCTGGATCATTAACATCGCCCTGATCATTCATTCGGATGAGGCGTTGCTGGCCGCCGGCTTCATCTTCTCCATTCACTTCTTCAACACGCATTTCCGCATCGAGAAGTTCCCCATGGATACGGTGATCTTCTCCGGCCGGGTATCAAAGAACGAAATGCTGCACGAACGTCGCCGCTGGTACGACCGCCTGGTGGCCGAAGGCCGGCTCGAGGACTATCGCGTGCGCGACGAATGGCTGCGCTGGAAGGCCATTGCGCGGTCCTTTGGCTACTTCTTCTTCGGCTTGGGAGTGCTCCTGCTGCTGCTGATCATCTACGCCATGATCACCCGCCTGGTGCACGGCGGATAA